One window of the Runella slithyformis DSM 19594 genome contains the following:
- a CDS encoding 2-hydroxy-3-oxopropionate reductase, protein MEKVGFIGLGIMGKPMALNLLKAGYSVSVLSTSAAAAELTEAGATAYATGKELAAQSNVVITMLPDSPEVQQIVSGADGVLEGIQSGALFIDMSTIAPATAVNIYQLMQGKGVEALDAPVSGGQVGAVGATLSIMVGGTAEAFERALPLFQAMGKNIVHIGEPGAGQTTKACNQMIVGMTIQAVAEAFALAQKAGVDLEKMREVLLGGFAQSRILDLHGKRMIDRNFNPGFKIKLHKKDMGIALQTGEAFSVPLKGTALVAAQMEAAAAQGNGELDHSSLLLLLEE, encoded by the coding sequence AAACCCATGGCGCTGAATTTATTGAAAGCCGGCTATTCTGTGTCTGTGTTGAGTACAAGCGCCGCCGCTGCCGAATTGACGGAAGCCGGTGCCACGGCATACGCCACAGGCAAAGAGCTGGCGGCCCAAAGCAACGTGGTCATCACCATGCTGCCCGATTCGCCCGAGGTACAGCAGATCGTTTCCGGAGCCGACGGCGTACTGGAAGGGATTCAATCGGGGGCATTATTTATTGATATGTCGACCATTGCGCCGGCTACCGCAGTCAATATCTATCAATTGATGCAGGGGAAAGGCGTAGAAGCCTTAGACGCACCCGTTTCCGGCGGACAGGTCGGAGCCGTCGGTGCGACACTCTCCATCATGGTTGGGGGAACTGCGGAGGCTTTTGAACGGGCATTGCCGTTGTTTCAGGCCATGGGCAAAAACATTGTGCACATCGGCGAACCCGGTGCGGGACAAACCACCAAAGCCTGTAACCAAATGATTGTCGGCATGACGATCCAAGCCGTGGCGGAGGCGTTTGCTTTGGCCCAAAAAGCAGGGGTTGATTTGGAGAAAATGCGGGAAGTACTGCTGGGCGGATTTGCCCAAAGCCGTATTCTTGACCTGCATGGCAAACGCATGATCGACCGTAATTTTAATCCGGGTTTCAAAATCAAATTGCATAAAAAAGACATGGGTATCGCGCTCCAAACAGGCGAAGCATTTTCGGTACCGCTCAAAGGAACGGCCTTGGTCGCCGCTCAAATGGAAGCCGCCGCAGCACAGGGCAACGGCGAGTTGGACCATAGCTCACTTTTATTGCTTTTGGAAGAATAA
- a CDS encoding mannonate dehydratase translates to MKRNHFLKTIMAGSAGAAIFGPDHAKAATAPAAPKKVLMKVGCQSGGTSIENLEFKARHGVFNIDGGAPEIIPGKGWSLEDSLAQKEACEKYSISLDAYHYPLTSAGIDKVAYPNVMLGKSPERDREIEILQQMIQVAGKSGIKVLNYNTTILPVLRTGKYIDPKRGNAEYSVWNYEEALKKNDPKTIAGDVSADQLFERITYLLDRILPVAKEYKVKLANHIADPPVPAAYRGIMRWNSPDVFKGIQRFAKLYDSPYHGFNFCIGSIAEGLTDPKNDIYPIIKWVGERNQIFNVHLRNIKGHFNNFQEVYPDNGEMNFPQVIRALRDVGYAGMVMPDHVPHHHDPNSSLQAFSFCYGYIKGLLQTVSEEV, encoded by the coding sequence ATGAAACGCAATCACTTTCTGAAAACCATTATGGCAGGTTCCGCAGGCGCCGCCATTTTTGGGCCTGATCATGCCAAAGCAGCGACCGCCCCGGCGGCTCCCAAAAAAGTACTCATGAAAGTGGGTTGCCAATCGGGCGGTACAAGCATTGAAAACCTGGAGTTTAAAGCGCGTCACGGGGTGTTTAATATTGATGGAGGTGCCCCTGAGATCATTCCCGGCAAGGGGTGGAGTTTGGAAGATTCATTAGCCCAAAAAGAGGCCTGTGAGAAGTACAGTATCAGTTTGGACGCCTACCATTATCCGTTGACGTCTGCGGGGATTGATAAAGTGGCTTATCCGAATGTAATGCTTGGCAAAAGCCCCGAACGCGACCGTGAAATCGAAATTCTGCAACAAATGATTCAGGTAGCGGGCAAATCAGGCATTAAAGTATTGAATTATAACACCACGATTCTGCCGGTTTTACGAACCGGAAAATACATCGATCCCAAGCGTGGAAATGCCGAGTACAGTGTTTGGAACTATGAAGAAGCGTTGAAAAAAAATGACCCCAAAACGATAGCGGGCGATGTTTCGGCCGACCAACTGTTTGAGCGCATCACGTATCTGCTCGATCGTATTTTACCCGTTGCCAAGGAATATAAAGTAAAACTCGCCAACCACATTGCCGACCCGCCGGTACCTGCTGCGTATCGAGGCATTATGCGTTGGAACAGTCCGGATGTTTTTAAGGGAATTCAACGTTTTGCCAAACTCTACGACAGCCCTTACCACGGTTTTAATTTTTGCATCGGTTCCATTGCCGAAGGCCTGACAGACCCCAAGAATGACATTTATCCCATCATCAAATGGGTAGGAGAGCGCAATCAGATTTTCAACGTGCATTTGCGCAATATCAAGGGCCATTTTAATAATTTTCAGGAAGTGTATCCCGACAACGGCGAAATGAATTTCCCGCAGGTAATCAGAGCGTTACGGGATGTAGGTTATGCCGGCATGGTCATGCCCGATCACGTGCCGCACCACCACGACCCCAATAGCAGTTTACAGGCGTTTTCGTTTTGTTACGGCTATATTAAAGGTCTGCTGCAAACGGTTTCGGAAGAAGTATGA
- a CDS encoding enolase C-terminal domain-like protein gives MLSKPGPRIKEIIITPIAVVDPPLLNAAGLHAPYALRTILEVITDDNISGISEIPGNSDIDIALKAAGELLIGRDVFQLNEIRQVLEERFGMESTADRGTRPWDQRKVVHVFSAVEVACLDIIGKVTGKPVVDLLGGKMRDRVPFSAYLFYKYEGAGGELAFDIDPNATGWAAARQASALNPQEIVAQAQAMCREFGFQSIKLKGGVFEPRQEVDAMFALYEAFGPNVPLRIDPNALWTVETSIKYGKEMEPILEYLEDPTRGQENMAMVRKALKTPLATNMCTTSFEDIPGSIAKGSEDIILSDHHFWGGLRASMNLSAICETFGRGLSMHSNSHLGISLAAMVHLGAAIPKMTYALDTHYPWQSDEVIVGGRIKFEEGSVLVPQEPGLGVELDREALAKLHQNYLACGLTKRDDEPEMQKKVPGWTFKPVRW, from the coding sequence ATGTTATCTAAACCCGGACCTCGCATCAAAGAAATCATCATTACGCCCATTGCCGTCGTTGACCCACCGCTCCTGAATGCCGCCGGTTTGCACGCGCCCTATGCGCTTCGTACCATCCTGGAGGTCATTACCGACGATAATATTTCGGGGATCAGTGAAATTCCGGGCAATAGTGACATTGACATCGCTTTGAAAGCCGCGGGAGAACTGTTGATCGGCCGGGATGTATTTCAGTTAAACGAAATTCGGCAGGTATTGGAAGAGCGATTTGGCATGGAAAGCACCGCCGACCGAGGTACAAGACCGTGGGATCAGCGCAAAGTAGTGCACGTTTTCAGCGCGGTTGAAGTGGCCTGTCTGGATATTATCGGGAAAGTGACCGGAAAGCCGGTCGTGGATCTATTGGGTGGAAAGATGCGCGACCGAGTGCCTTTTTCTGCCTATCTTTTTTATAAATACGAAGGGGCCGGCGGTGAATTGGCGTTCGACATTGACCCGAACGCCACCGGGTGGGCCGCTGCCCGACAGGCAAGTGCCTTGAACCCGCAGGAAATCGTGGCCCAAGCCCAAGCCATGTGCAGAGAGTTTGGTTTTCAGTCCATTAAACTGAAAGGAGGCGTATTTGAACCCCGTCAGGAAGTGGATGCCATGTTTGCTTTGTATGAAGCGTTTGGCCCTAATGTACCGCTTCGTATTGACCCCAATGCCCTTTGGACCGTCGAAACGTCTATCAAATACGGTAAAGAAATGGAACCCATTCTCGAATATTTGGAAGACCCTACCCGAGGACAGGAAAACATGGCGATGGTGCGAAAAGCCCTCAAAACGCCGTTGGCAACCAACATGTGTACCACTTCGTTTGAGGACATTCCCGGAAGTATTGCCAAAGGCTCGGAAGACATTATTTTAAGTGACCACCATTTTTGGGGTGGGTTACGTGCTTCCATGAATCTTTCGGCTATCTGCGAAACCTTCGGTCGCGGCCTGTCAATGCACTCCAACAGTCACTTGGGCATTTCATTGGCGGCCATGGTGCATTTAGGCGCAGCTATTCCCAAAATGACGTACGCCTTAGACACGCATTACCCATGGCAATCGGACGAAGTCATCGTGGGCGGTCGAATCAAATTTGAAGAAGGATCTGTACTCGTGCCGCAGGAACCGGGTTTGGGCGTAGAGCTTGACCGCGAAGCCTTGGCAAAACTGCATCAAAATTACCTCGCATGCGGCCTTACCAAACGCGACGACGAGCCTGAAATGCAAAAGAAAGTACCCGGTTGGACATTTAAGCCGGTTCGCTGGTAA